The following are encoded in a window of Deltaproteobacteria bacterium genomic DNA:
- a CDS encoding 2-phosphosulfolactate phosphatase produces the protein MMKKTGIRGPESVVKRMKVIRKRFAEGAGEAEGTVVIIDVFRAFSCEPLFFHFGAERVFLEARPREAMRLKREHPDWILVGEQNEVPLPGADLGNSPSEVILKGESFFRGRTVLHRTTAGVRGVFAAIDTADEVLLGSYLTAAATAGYIHEISPGVVTLVAMGDRAERPAPEDDACADYIEHLLTGRSYDPLQAIKDILYQPTAQKFILGTRSYLPREDPTICLQRDLFDFALTARRADERIRVFPVKGRGIKRPACIL, from the coding sequence TTGATGAAGAAAACCGGGATACGAGGTCCTGAATCGGTGGTAAAAAGGATGAAGGTCATCAGGAAACGTTTCGCGGAGGGGGCGGGGGAGGCTGAAGGCACAGTTGTGATTATCGACGTCTTCAGGGCCTTTTCCTGCGAACCCCTCTTTTTTCATTTCGGGGCCGAAAGAGTCTTCCTTGAAGCCCGACCTCGGGAGGCGATGCGGTTGAAAAGGGAGCACCCTGACTGGATCCTGGTAGGCGAGCAGAACGAAGTTCCTTTACCCGGCGCGGACCTTGGCAATTCCCCCTCGGAAGTGATTCTAAAAGGAGAGTCCTTTTTCCGTGGCCGGACCGTGCTTCACAGGACGACGGCCGGTGTGAGAGGGGTCTTCGCAGCCATCGACACGGCCGATGAGGTACTCCTTGGAAGTTACCTGACGGCTGCGGCCACTGCGGGGTATATCCACGAAATATCTCCCGGGGTCGTAACCCTCGTAGCCATGGGAGACCGGGCCGAGAGACCGGCCCCGGAGGATGACGCCTGTGCCGACTACATTGAACACCTGCTCACGGGACGCTCATATGACCCTCTTCAGGCCATCAAGGACATCCTCTATCAGCCTACCGCCCAGAAATTCATCCTTGGTACCCGGTCCTATCTGCCCCGGGAAGACCCGACCATCTGCCTCCAAAGGGATCTTTTCGATTTCGCACTGACCGCTCGCAGGGCGGATGAAAGGATTCGGGTCTTCCCGGTCAAAGGGAGAGGAATCAAGCGTCCAGCTTGTATTCTTTGA
- a CDS encoding 30S ribosomal protein S1, which yields MENQANNTGNLVQDQVDEEQDLRGNEETPPVEAKGEPGPEESKGDQEPTSFMELYEESLKSIQEGSVVTGEIVKIDKEFVLVDIGYKSEGQIPISEFLDSEGNLCAEVGDKVDVLLEREDEEGGILLSKEKAAKIKIWDEIQEIYEKGGTIRGKITARVKGGMSVDIGIPAFLPGSQINLKPIRDFDSYIGTVHDFKILKYNKRRSNIVLSRRAILEAERAILREKTLKKIENGAILDGTVKNITEYGLFIDLGGIDGLLHITDMSWGRVGHPSEMYQIGDKITVKVLNFDPETERVSLGLKQLKPDPWTTAEEKYPIGTRIRGRVVSLADYGAFVEVEEGIEGLIHVSEMSWTRKIRHPSQVLKVGDVTDAMVLNIDAGKKRISLGLKQCEPNPWDVIGERYPVGTTIEGRIKNITDFGIFIGIDEGIDGLVHISDISWTKRIKHPSELYKKGQEVQAVVLNIDKENERFSLGIKQLTPDPWDEVPEKYRPGTRVTGTVTNITDFGIFVELEEGIEGLIHVSELAREKGGNPLSRFNVDDVIQAKVINVSRKDKKIGLSIRKLEESEEKEIYRSYMDHRNGATSNLGELLRKGMMDLQNQVEKEKGGEEKGVEPETSDTIDEEEETAQTETPEDSKEKETEENAEE from the coding sequence ATGGAGAACCAGGCAAACAACACGGGGAATTTGGTCCAGGACCAGGTCGATGAGGAACAGGATCTCCGCGGGAACGAGGAAACCCCTCCCGTTGAGGCGAAAGGGGAACCCGGTCCCGAGGAAAGCAAGGGGGACCAGGAACCCACAAGCTTCATGGAGCTTTACGAGGAGAGCCTCAAGAGCATTCAGGAGGGGAGTGTTGTAACCGGTGAGATTGTCAAGATCGACAAGGAATTTGTTCTCGTGGACATCGGCTACAAGTCCGAAGGCCAGATTCCCATCAGTGAATTTCTCGACTCGGAAGGAAACCTGTGCGCTGAGGTCGGAGACAAGGTGGATGTCCTCCTGGAACGGGAGGATGAAGAGGGAGGGATACTCCTCTCAAAGGAAAAGGCCGCCAAGATCAAGATTTGGGATGAGATACAGGAAATCTATGAGAAAGGCGGCACTATCCGGGGAAAAATTACTGCACGCGTAAAGGGCGGCATGTCAGTGGATATCGGCATACCGGCCTTCTTGCCCGGGTCTCAGATTAACCTTAAACCCATCCGGGATTTCGATTCCTATATCGGAACGGTCCACGATTTCAAGATCCTGAAATACAACAAGCGGCGGTCCAATATCGTTCTTTCCCGAAGGGCCATTCTGGAGGCCGAACGGGCCATTTTAAGGGAGAAAACTCTCAAGAAGATCGAGAATGGTGCTATCCTGGACGGAACCGTCAAGAACATCACTGAATATGGCCTTTTTATCGATTTAGGAGGCATTGACGGTCTCCTTCATATCACTGACATGTCCTGGGGCCGAGTGGGCCATCCCTCTGAGATGTACCAGATAGGGGACAAGATCACGGTCAAGGTTCTGAATTTCGATCCGGAGACTGAGAGGGTCTCCCTCGGTCTCAAGCAACTCAAACCGGATCCCTGGACCACGGCGGAAGAAAAATATCCCATTGGAACCCGAATTCGGGGCCGTGTGGTCAGCTTGGCCGATTACGGTGCCTTCGTGGAAGTCGAAGAGGGTATCGAAGGTCTGATACATGTGTCCGAGATGTCCTGGACCAGAAAGATCAGGCATCCCTCCCAGGTCCTTAAAGTGGGAGATGTCACGGATGCAATGGTACTGAACATTGACGCCGGAAAGAAGAGGATCTCACTCGGGCTTAAGCAGTGTGAGCCGAATCCATGGGATGTTATAGGCGAGCGTTATCCTGTAGGGACCACCATCGAGGGAAGGATCAAAAACATCACGGACTTTGGGATCTTCATCGGGATCGACGAAGGGATCGACGGCCTTGTCCACATCTCGGATATTTCCTGGACCAAGAGGATCAAACATCCTTCCGAGCTTTACAAGAAGGGCCAGGAGGTCCAGGCCGTAGTGCTCAATATCGACAAGGAGAATGAACGGTTTTCTTTGGGGATTAAGCAGCTTACTCCGGATCCCTGGGACGAGGTCCCTGAGAAATACAGACCCGGCACCCGGGTCACTGGAACGGTCACGAATATCACCGATTTCGGGATTTTCGTAGAACTGGAGGAAGGGATTGAAGGGCTGATTCATGTCTCGGAACTTGCCAGAGAAAAGGGCGGCAATCCATTGAGCCGGTTCAATGTGGATGACGTGATTCAGGCCAAGGTGATCAATGTCTCGAGGAAGGACAAGAAGATCGGCCTCTCCATCAGGAAACTGGAGGAAAGCGAAGAGAAGGAAATTTACAGGAGCTATATGGACCACCGCAACGGGGCCACTTCCAATCTGGGAGAACTCCTGAGAAAGGGAATGATGGACCTTCAGAACCAGGTCGAGAAGGAAAAGGGCGGGGAGGAGAAAGGCGTGGAACCAGAGACCTCCGACACTATTGACGAGGAAGAAGAAACCGCCCAGACCGAAACACCCGAGGATTCCAAAGAAAAAGAAACAGAAGAAAACGCCGAGGAGTAA
- a CDS encoding threonylcarbamoyl-AMP synthase, which translates to MILSINPDNPQKRLINRVCEVLDQGGLIAYPTDTFYGIGCDIRNTKGIQLIHRLKNRPLKKPFSFICDSLKEISRYAQVTNYAYKTMKKFLPGPYTFILEATKLVPKIMQTKRKTVGIRVPDNRICLAIVGALGRPIISTSAGYDDPYEIQEIYGRNLQIVVDGGGVYPNASSVISLIGDYPEVIRVGKGDVSSFL; encoded by the coding sequence ATGATTTTATCCATCAACCCAGACAATCCCCAGAAACGCCTTATCAACCGGGTCTGTGAGGTTCTGGACCAAGGGGGGCTGATCGCCTATCCTACGGATACTTTTTACGGGATAGGGTGTGACATACGGAATACGAAGGGGATCCAGCTTATCCACCGATTGAAAAACCGCCCCCTCAAAAAGCCCTTCTCCTTTATCTGTGACAGCCTCAAGGAAATCAGCCGGTATGCCCAGGTGACCAATTATGCATACAAAACGATGAAAAAATTTCTTCCCGGCCCATACACCTTTATCCTGGAGGCCACCAAGCTCGTTCCCAAAATCATGCAAACCAAAAGAAAGACGGTAGGCATACGGGTCCCGGACAACAGGATCTGCTTGGCCATTGTGGGGGCTCTCGGACGGCCCATCATCAGCACCAGTGCCGGATACGACGATCCTTACGAAATCCAGGAAATTTACGGCCGGAACCTCCAGATAGTGGTCGATGGGGGTGGAGTCTACCCAAATGCTTCCAGCGTGATTTCCCTGATCGGAGATTATCCCGAAGTTATTCGTGTGGGGAAGGGTGATGTAAGCAGTTTTTTATGA
- a CDS encoding MoaD/ThiS family protein has protein sequence MALRIFLSSSLRKFVPSYDPDTGLDLTVEKGASVAEVCGILGIPADSVKVIMVDGRSKSLDHTLTGNERVALFPPVGGG, from the coding sequence ATGGCACTGAGGATTTTCTTGAGTTCTTCTCTTCGTAAATTCGTGCCAAGCTACGATCCCGATACGGGATTGGATTTGACTGTAGAGAAGGGCGCGAGCGTGGCTGAGGTTTGCGGAATACTGGGGATTCCCGCTGACTCCGTCAAAGTCATCATGGTGGACGGACGGAGCAAATCCCTGGACCACACCTTGACCGGGAATGAAAGGGTAGCCCTTTTTCCCCCTGTAGGAGGGGGTTAG
- a CDS encoding sigma-54-dependent Fis family transcriptional regulator: MGEKRVLIIDDEKNMRHMLRTMLSKAGYAAETAADGLEGIRRMERMDFDFVLCDLKMPKMDGMAFLEKAREMFPEKTYIMMSAYGTIDTAIEAMKSGAYDYISKPFKQDEVLLTLKKAEERERLKEENRELKTRIHEIEKKYSFNNIIARSEAMAEVFELVRKVSDHKTTVLITGESGTGKELIAKAIHSSSPRADRSLVSINCAGIPETLLESELFGYKKGAFTDAVRDKPGRFEEADGGTLFLDEIGDMPLSLQVKLLRVLQDQEIMPLGSSRSKKVDVRVIAATARDLQREVKEGRFREDLFYRINVLTIHLPPLRERRGDIPLLFGYFIDVFNKKLGKNIQGPSSQTMPILMGYSWPGNVRELENVTERAVLLAKGRWITPDDLPSSITSGEGYPVAEDPEQTLSIKKASRVLERNLIRRALELTGGNRSRAAKILEISRPILHAKIKEYKLDA, translated from the coding sequence ATGGGAGAGAAACGCGTACTCATAATCGACGATGAAAAGAACATGCGCCACATGCTCAGAACGATGTTGAGCAAGGCCGGGTACGCGGCCGAGACCGCCGCGGACGGCCTTGAGGGTATTCGAAGGATGGAGCGGATGGATTTCGATTTTGTCCTTTGCGACCTGAAGATGCCGAAAATGGACGGAATGGCTTTCCTGGAGAAGGCCAGGGAGATGTTCCCGGAAAAGACCTACATCATGATGTCCGCTTACGGGACCATTGATACCGCCATCGAGGCCATGAAGTCAGGGGCCTATGATTATATCTCCAAACCCTTCAAACAGGACGAAGTGCTTCTCACCTTGAAAAAGGCCGAGGAACGAGAAAGGCTCAAAGAAGAGAACCGGGAGCTCAAGACCAGGATCCATGAGATCGAGAAGAAATACTCTTTCAATAATATAATTGCGAGAAGCGAGGCCATGGCCGAGGTCTTCGAACTGGTCCGCAAGGTTTCCGACCACAAGACCACAGTACTCATCACAGGGGAGAGCGGAACCGGAAAGGAATTGATAGCCAAGGCCATCCATTCGAGCAGTCCCAGGGCGGATCGTTCCCTTGTGAGCATCAATTGCGCAGGGATCCCGGAGACTCTCCTGGAAAGCGAACTCTTCGGGTATAAGAAAGGGGCCTTCACAGACGCCGTCCGGGACAAGCCGGGCCGGTTCGAAGAAGCGGACGGCGGGACCCTTTTTCTCGACGAGATCGGGGATATGCCCCTTTCCCTTCAAGTCAAGCTGCTCAGGGTCCTCCAGGATCAGGAAATTATGCCTCTCGGTTCCTCCCGTTCAAAGAAGGTGGATGTCAGGGTCATCGCGGCCACGGCCAGGGACCTACAAAGAGAGGTAAAGGAAGGTCGGTTTCGGGAGGATCTCTTTTACAGGATCAATGTCCTCACCATCCACCTGCCTCCACTCAGGGAGAGGCGTGGTGATATTCCCTTGCTCTTCGGTTACTTCATCGATGTTTTCAATAAGAAACTCGGGAAGAATATCCAGGGGCCCTCTTCCCAGACCATGCCCATTCTTATGGGATATTCCTGGCCGGGAAACGTCAGGGAGTTGGAAAATGTGACGGAACGAGCGGTATTGCTTGCAAAGGGCCGGTGGATCACCCCGGATGACCTACCTTCCTCCATCACCTCGGGCGAGGGATATCCAGTGGCGGAAGACCCGGAGCAGACCCTGTCCATCAAGAAGGCTTCCCGCGTCCTGGAGCGAAACCTCATACGCAGGGCCTTGGAACTGACGGGAGGAAACCGCTCCCGGGCGGCCAAGATCCTGGAAATCAGCCGGCCGATACTCCACGCGAAGATCAAAGAATACAAGCTGGACGCTTGA
- a CDS encoding MoaD/ThiS family protein — protein MKEQASPDLLEIRVFGSLRRHLERQDFPFELERSLSSAGGIARDIARSLGLPPGEIEAVFRNGRVINIHDRVFPGDRVAFFPKGTPGPYRVFLGMIRENIKRAGKEKS, from the coding sequence ATGAAGGAACAGGCATCACCCGATCTGCTTGAAATCCGGGTCTTCGGCTCCCTTAGACGGCACCTGGAAAGGCAGGATTTCCCCTTTGAGCTGGAACGAAGCCTCTCTTCAGCGGGCGGGATCGCCCGGGACATCGCCCGAAGCCTCGGTCTGCCTCCCGGCGAAATCGAGGCCGTCTTCCGTAACGGACGGGTGATCAATATTCACGACCGGGTCTTTCCAGGGGACAGGGTGGCCTTTTTCCCGAAAGGGACCCCGGGGCCCTATCGGGTCTTTCTCGGGATGATCAGGGAGAACATCAAACGGGCCGGAAAGGAGAAATCCTAA
- a CDS encoding (d)CMP kinase, translating to MSRKIVTIDGPAGSGKSTVSRLLAERLGVLYLDTGAMYRAVALQAKRLGMEPDEEKEIGRICRDLDIRFQDDGNGLRILLGDEDVSQAIRTPEMDLWASRVSALGEVRAAMVELQRKIGRAGSLVAEGRDMGTVVFPEADYKFFLTAPLEVRAWRRYKERLERGERVSEEEVLAELEKRDTWDRTRSIAPLRPAADAVIIDTSDWSAVEVVEQVLKNMEERGPCGS from the coding sequence ATGTCCAGAAAAATCGTTACCATTGACGGCCCGGCGGGCTCCGGGAAGAGTACCGTAAGTCGATTACTTGCTGAAAGACTTGGGGTGTTGTATCTCGATACCGGGGCCATGTACCGGGCCGTAGCGCTTCAGGCAAAAAGATTGGGGATGGAGCCTGACGAGGAAAAAGAGATCGGAAGGATCTGTCGGGACCTTGATATAAGATTCCAGGACGACGGTAACGGACTTCGGATTTTGTTGGGAGATGAAGACGTCTCCCAGGCCATTCGAACTCCCGAGATGGATCTTTGGGCTTCCAGAGTGTCCGCCCTCGGCGAGGTAAGGGCGGCCATGGTGGAACTGCAGCGAAAGATCGGGAGGGCGGGGTCATTGGTGGCAGAGGGAAGAGATATGGGGACAGTCGTCTTCCCTGAAGCGGATTACAAGTTTTTTCTAACAGCTCCACTTGAAGTGAGGGCATGGAGGCGTTACAAGGAGCGCCTCGAGAGGGGGGAAAGGGTGAGCGAAGAGGAGGTGCTTGCCGAGCTGGAAAAGAGGGATACCTGGGACCGAACTCGCTCCATCGCCCCCCTTCGTCCTGCCGCAGATGCCGTCATTATTGATACGAGTGATTGGAGCGCGGTGGAGGTGGTGGAGCAGGTGTTGAAAAATATGGAGGAAAGAGGGCCCTGTGGATCATGA
- the sppA gene encoding signal peptide peptidase SppA, translating to MAEKRHPVLIALLILGFVTLFLGGVMILVMRFSGPPAALSFGPKIGVIPIQGAILDPEPVLTQLIEFRKEKQIKAIILRINSPGGGVAPSQEIYREVRRTRKTKKVIASMGSMAASGGYYVASAADKIVANPGTLTGSIGVIMEFLNVKELLEKFGVGMEVIKSGEFKDIGSPHRKLTEREKALLQGLIAEIQEQFVTAVAEGRGISKKKIREIADGRVLSGEKAKALGLVDALGNFRDAVELAKRECGIKGEVSLVYPRKPRKKLWEVFLEDTSKLVEQAIRNAFSSRIEFNRFALSY from the coding sequence ATGGCAGAAAAGAGACACCCCGTTCTTATCGCCCTTTTGATCCTGGGGTTTGTGACCCTTTTCTTGGGCGGAGTCATGATCCTCGTCATGAGATTCAGCGGTCCCCCGGCCGCACTTTCCTTCGGTCCCAAGATCGGAGTGATTCCTATCCAAGGGGCTATCCTTGATCCAGAGCCTGTCCTCACCCAACTCATCGAATTCAGGAAAGAGAAACAGATCAAAGCCATAATACTCAGGATCAATTCTCCAGGAGGAGGAGTCGCTCCCTCCCAGGAGATCTACCGTGAGGTCAGGAGAACAAGAAAGACCAAGAAGGTCATCGCCTCCATGGGTAGCATGGCGGCCTCGGGGGGATACTACGTGGCATCGGCCGCCGACAAGATCGTGGCCAATCCCGGCACTCTGACGGGAAGCATCGGGGTCATCATGGAGTTCCTGAATGTCAAGGAACTTCTGGAGAAGTTCGGGGTGGGGATGGAGGTGATCAAGAGTGGGGAATTCAAGGATATAGGCTCTCCCCACAGAAAGCTTACCGAGAGGGAGAAAGCCCTCTTGCAAGGACTCATTGCCGAGATTCAGGAGCAGTTCGTGACTGCAGTGGCTGAAGGCAGGGGGATTTCCAAGAAGAAGATCAGGGAGATCGCGGATGGGCGTGTCCTGTCAGGAGAGAAGGCCAAGGCCCTGGGCCTTGTGGATGCTCTTGGAAACTTCAGGGATGCCGTAGAGTTGGCGAAAAGGGAGTGCGGCATCAAAGGTGAGGTGAGTCTCGTATATCCAAGGAAGCCCCGGAAGAAGCTGTGGGAGGTTTTCCTGGAAGACACCTCCAAGCTAGTTGAGCAGGCGATACGGAATGCTTTTAGCTCCCGCATTGAATTCAACAGGTTCGCCCTTTCCTATTAA
- a CDS encoding HesA/MoeB/ThiF family protein: protein MEKGNSKRRTEDIRRLLEERARGIIHPGGREIKVIGEQDALDIAEKCGLGIPGVFLAALEQRICPRRYIRNLESLSVKDQWILARSRAAVIGAGGLGGQVILILARIGVGNLVVADGDRFDETNLNRQALCTVEALGRFKSQVAEEVVQKVNPGVTVIPHQTRLDASTAPEILRGSDVVVDALDTISDRFILERAARELGIPLVHGAVAGFEGRLMTIFPEDSGMASLYGVEDGGEEGRTTPEALLGVPAPTPALLATLQAMETIKILLGRGPLMRNRMLYADLDGGSLETFSFDEENRDTRS, encoded by the coding sequence ATGGAAAAGGGGAATAGTAAACGGCGAACAGAAGACATCCGGCGTCTTCTTGAGGAGCGGGCCCGTGGAATCATACATCCGGGGGGCAGGGAAATCAAGGTCATCGGAGAACAGGATGCGCTGGATATCGCAGAAAAGTGCGGTCTCGGAATCCCAGGGGTTTTCCTCGCGGCCCTCGAACAGAGGATCTGCCCCCGCAGGTATATTCGAAACCTGGAAAGCCTTTCCGTCAAGGACCAGTGGATCCTAGCCCGCAGCCGTGCGGCCGTCATCGGGGCAGGGGGTCTTGGCGGCCAGGTCATCCTGATCCTCGCCAGGATCGGGGTCGGAAATCTGGTGGTAGCGGATGGGGATCGCTTTGATGAAACCAATCTGAACCGCCAGGCCCTCTGTACGGTGGAAGCCTTAGGTCGGTTCAAGTCCCAGGTAGCCGAGGAGGTGGTTCAAAAAGTGAATCCCGGGGTGACCGTCATCCCCCACCAGACTCGACTGGACGCCTCCACTGCCCCGGAGATCCTTCGGGGATCGGATGTGGTGGTGGATGCCCTGGACACGATCAGCGACCGATTTATCCTGGAACGGGCGGCCAGGGAACTCGGCATTCCCCTGGTACATGGGGCCGTGGCGGGGTTCGAGGGGCGGCTGATGACCATCTTCCCTGAAGATTCCGGGATGGCCTCATTGTACGGGGTCGAGGATGGAGGGGAAGAGGGCAGGACCACCCCGGAGGCCCTTTTAGGTGTCCCGGCGCCCACCCCCGCCCTCCTTGCCACGCTTCAGGCCATGGAAACCATAAAAATCCTGCTCGGAAGAGGCCCCTTGATGAGAAACAGAATGCTATACGCAGACCTGGATGGCGGCAGTTTGGAGACGTTCTCCTTTGATGAAGAAAACCGGGATACGAGGTCCTGA
- a CDS encoding prepilin peptidase has protein sequence MAPLFSFLFGLVLGSFLNVCIFRLPRERSIVRPPSSCPQCGHRIRFYDNIPVLSYILLRGKCRSCRAPIPIHYPVVELVTGLLSLSLFLRYGPSFSYGTLLIFSSSLVVISFIDLHHKIIPDIISLPGIAAGFLASLPGWTGTTWSDSLIGVIGGGGFLFLIALLFKKLTGKEGMGGGDVKLLAMIGAWLGWRSLPFVILTSSLAGILIGGLSLLVSGKGLRSRIPFGPFLALGSLMYLYFGEALLIWYLGMLSGN, from the coding sequence ATGGCTCCTCTATTCTCTTTCTTGTTCGGCCTTGTCCTGGGAAGCTTTTTGAATGTATGCATCTTTCGCCTGCCCCGCGAAAGGTCCATCGTTCGTCCGCCCTCCAGTTGCCCGCAGTGCGGCCATAGGATCCGATTCTACGACAATATTCCCGTCCTGAGTTATATCTTACTCCGCGGGAAATGTCGATCCTGCCGTGCTCCCATCCCGATCCACTATCCCGTGGTGGAACTCGTGACAGGGCTCCTGAGCCTGTCCCTTTTTCTCCGCTACGGCCCGAGCTTTTCTTACGGCACCCTCCTGATCTTTTCATCATCCCTTGTGGTGATCAGTTTTATTGATCTACACCACAAGATCATCCCGGATATCATCTCCCTTCCGGGTATAGCCGCAGGTTTCCTGGCTTCCCTGCCGGGATGGACCGGGACGACTTGGTCGGATTCCCTTATCGGAGTCATCGGGGGGGGAGGTTTTCTTTTTCTCATTGCCTTGCTGTTCAAAAAACTCACAGGAAAAGAAGGCATGGGAGGTGGAGATGTAAAACTGCTGGCCATGATAGGAGCCTGGCTGGGATGGCGGAGTCTCCCTTTCGTTATTCTCACCTCCTCCCTTGCCGGAATCCTTATTGGAGGGCTTTCGCTCCTTGTATCGGGTAAAGGGTTGCGGAGCAGGATTCCCTTCGGTCCCTTCCTCGCTCTCGGCTCCCTGATGTATCTCTATTTCGGGGAAGCCCTCCTCATCTGGTATCTCGGGATGCTGTCAGGGAATTAA
- a CDS encoding HAMP domain-containing protein: MGKSFYSLRTGILVELIFLILAAMLLINVVMVKFAERDLIQARVQSSRIVFHAIEQRLTRWLHENGRAVREPLEESFESETRELLEDLGEAAFVIFDSDGKEICRVISPGIRRQDLPLPDFQSFPKNGPSFRFEEKTWGVIWHAPRFITITAPFPLSREPFGFLHLRSSLEPLYRQLRASQRVILMYVLLDSFILLLVGGYLLSRIVLRPIRKLLKITSEYGKGEWIPPIEDESGNEIGELSKALNNMIKRLEENKLQLEQHVESLEKANRELRQAQQEIIRSEKFASVGKLAAGIAHEIGNPIGIVLGYIELLEKGEVSEEEKKDYLERMEEEITRINGIIRKLLDFSRPSEGEPEVVSVHDSLRKTLDILAPQPMMSEVTVHLHLEARKDRVFADSNQLQQVFLNVIMNAADAMAEGNPGGEREDSGSLTIRSECRDGAIELVFQDTGPGIGPEDLSRIFDPFFTTKEPGKGTGLGLSVSYSIIEGLGGTMEAESRPGEGTRIRITIPLHEGK; encoded by the coding sequence ATGGGAAAATCCTTCTACAGCCTGAGGACCGGAATACTTGTCGAGTTGATCTTTCTCATCCTGGCCGCCATGCTCCTGATCAACGTGGTCATGGTGAAGTTCGCTGAAAGGGACCTCATCCAGGCCAGGGTCCAATCCTCCAGAATAGTTTTCCATGCCATAGAGCAACGTTTGACCCGCTGGCTGCACGAAAACGGAAGAGCAGTTAGAGAGCCTCTAGAGGAATCCTTCGAAAGCGAGACGAGGGAATTGCTCGAAGATCTGGGTGAGGCTGCTTTTGTTATTTTCGATTCCGACGGTAAAGAGATATGTCGTGTAATCTCTCCCGGAATCAGGAGGCAGGACCTGCCCCTTCCTGATTTCCAATCTTTTCCTAAGAACGGCCCCTCCTTTCGTTTTGAAGAGAAGACCTGGGGGGTTATCTGGCATGCTCCCAGATTCATTACCATAACCGCCCCATTTCCATTGTCGCGGGAGCCTTTCGGGTTCCTGCACCTGAGATCATCCCTCGAGCCTCTGTACCGGCAGCTCAGGGCGTCTCAGCGGGTCATTCTCATGTATGTTCTTCTTGACAGTTTCATTCTCCTCCTGGTGGGCGGATATCTCCTTTCCCGCATCGTTCTCCGGCCGATCAGGAAACTTCTCAAGATTACTTCCGAATATGGGAAGGGCGAGTGGATCCCACCCATTGAAGATGAGAGCGGAAATGAAATCGGGGAATTGTCCAAGGCCCTGAACAACATGATTAAGCGTTTGGAGGAGAACAAGCTCCAGCTCGAGCAGCATGTGGAATCCCTGGAAAAGGCCAATAGAGAACTGCGGCAGGCGCAACAGGAAATCATCCGCTCCGAGAAGTTTGCATCCGTTGGAAAACTGGCGGCCGGAATCGCCCACGAGATCGGGAATCCTATTGGAATCGTGCTCGGATACATCGAATTGCTGGAGAAGGGAGAAGTAAGCGAGGAAGAGAAGAAAGACTACCTGGAGCGTATGGAAGAAGAGATCACGAGGATCAACGGCATCATCCGGAAACTCCTGGATTTTTCCAGGCCGTCGGAGGGGGAGCCGGAAGTGGTGTCCGTCCATGATTCTCTGCGGAAGACCCTGGATATCCTCGCCCCCCAACCCATGATGTCGGAGGTCACGGTCCACCTCCACCTCGAGGCCAGGAAAGACCGTGTTTTCGCGGATTCCAACCAGTTGCAGCAAGTCTTCCTCAACGTTATCATGAATGCCGCGGACGCCATGGCTGAAGGAAATCCCGGCGGGGAACGAGAAGATTCAGGGTCCCTCACGATCAGGAGCGAATGCAGGGATGGTGCCATTGAGCTGGTCTTTCAGGACACGGGTCCTGGGATCGGCCCGGAAGATCTCTCCCGGATCTTCGATCCCTTTTTTACTACCAAAGAGCCGGGAAAGGGGACGGGGCTGGGATTATCCGTATCCTATAGCATCATCGAGGGGCTCGGGGGCACCATGGAGGCGGAAAGCAGACCGGGCGAGGGAACGAGAATCAGGATCACCATTCCCCTTCACGAGGGGAAATAG